One Hippopotamus amphibius kiboko isolate mHipAmp2 chromosome 12, mHipAmp2.hap2, whole genome shotgun sequence genomic window, AAGTACTATGAAAACTCACACGATTTGAATTGGTTTTCTGACAGAAATGAGCACTTCTGTTGCACTCCTACTAGTTCTTGGCTTTCTTAAACACAGAAAACTTGGTTTCCATAGTTTTTATGGCTTTTTGGAGGATCTCTAAGATTGGTCCCATAGTTTTGACAATTTGCTCCATCTGATCTGCAGCTGACTCAATGGTATCCTTGGCATTCTCAGTGTTTAGGGCAACCTGTAACTTTTTCAAGGCATCTATTGTAGTGTCTTTGGATGGACCTGGACGTGGGCTTTTCTCAGATGTGGTGGCATCTGATTGCTCTTTGGTGTCTTTTCTACAGAAGTCACTTAATTGAAGATTCATGATGGGATACTTCAGCAAGGCTGAAAGAGAAGATTCCAAACTCTCAAGGATGTTACCACTATTCAGCACAGAGACAATGACCGGTGTATGGACATGTTTGAACATTTCTTTGGCTGACTGTTGCAACTCCTTTACACTGCTTCCCTTCTCAACCACAGAGCACATAGCTGTTGCAATCTTGGAAGATAAAGGTTCACTTTGCAATTTGTCCTGCTTTGCCGCCACTGCAGATTGCATCTCCTTAAAAATTTTGAGCATTTGTTCAAAGACATCCTTGACATTACCATCTTCTTTCACAGTCATCAAGAGGATCTGAGTGTTCATACTGCTGTTAAACAATTCGGTGAGTGCATTTGTGAAGGAAGCAAGATCTTGCATGTGAAAGAAGAATGTTTTGGCAGCTTGAACCagcctctctttatctttttctgaCTCTGAAGACATTTCTCCAGCAGAAATGTTTCAGCACTGGAAAACAAGCAGTAAtccaaatgaaaactaaaagtaTTTGTCAATCATAAAGAGACTGAAAGTATAATCTAAATGTGAGGATAACTCCCAGCAAAAGTTGGAAAGCTATACAAGCTTTAAAGCAGAAATGATCTTgtgctgtaataaaaaaaaaaaatcaaaaataattaaaacagagtAGAATAAGggtatttcattaaatttaaaccAGATGTCAAACATTGTGTGCTAGATCCTGAACTGGATATGCTGACATATGGAGTGATGGTATCCTCAGGCATTACACTCAATATCCATCCGATCTAGTGGGAAAGACTGGATAAAGCCTTAACAATTACATAGAGGGGCTCTGGTTCCCATTAAGATAGAACATGCACACTCCATCCAATCTTTCCTACTGATTGCAACTAAAAATCCTGGACAGAATACCTAAAGTTACTATCAAATAACTCTGAAAGGTGAATAACAGCAGATGGAGCAGGTAGAGAATACAGTATTCCAAAGAAGATCTAGGCCATCTAATGCAAACTCTCAAAATGTCTGTCCTGTCAAAAAATGTACTTTCATTACAACTCATCCTCTTCCGCAATAGAGGGAAATGTTAACATCTCTAACCAACGTTCATGATCCTCTTTAGGTATTTCCTCTAGACTTCTGCTCTATCAATCatctgaattgtgtcctcccaaaatctATATGTTGCTGACACCCTAATTCCCagtatgactgtatttggagacaaggCCTATTAAttaggaggtaattagggttaaatgaagtcataagggcagggccctgatatgataggcttagtgtccttgtaagaggagACACCAAAGagtgtctcctccctccctccctcactccaccTTCTGAGGATGCAGCAAGAAGGTGACTtcctgcaaaccaggaagagagccctcaccaaaaACTGAAtgggccagcaccttgatcttagatttgttggcctccagagctgtgagaaaataatttctgttgtttaagctgcaagtctatggtactttgttatggcagcccaagttGACTAATATATCTTGTatcctccatctctccctcttcaTTTTTCCTTATCCTTTAACTATGTACatactcagtttaaaaaaaaaaaaaaaaggtttgaccCTGATTTCCCTTCAAGTAATGATTCCATCTCATTCCTTCCTTTAATTCTCAAGAGAAATTCTTTACATCATTGTAATTTATTCTATCCCTCATTATTTTCCTGTAGGGCACCAATAACTTCTAATTATCAAATCTCTTGGCCTGTTTCCAGGCCCTGATCATCTGGAGTTCTCTGAATTATCTGAAATTGGTGAATACCTCTTCCTACTCCAAATCCTCTCCTCCTGAGGCTTCCATGATGTGGTACAACACTGGTCCTTCTATATCGTCtctaagcatttatttattttataggctTCTCTTCCTTATACCACCAATGTCTCTCCTATCTCTGCAAGGCTGTGTCTTTGGCCCCATTATATTCTACACTCTCTCCCTTCAAGATCTCATAACTACAAATGCCATGTATATGCAGATGACTCCTAAATCTCATAGTGTAGCGTTAACAAGTCTCCTGATCTCCAGATCTACATTTCCAACTACCTACTGTCATCTCCACGTGGTGACTGCACCAGTATATGCCACACAATTATCCACAATTGCACTCATCTCCTCAATAAACACTGTCTCCTCTTGATCCTTGCCTCATTGTTGAGGCTTAaaatccattttccttttctcttctccatatTGAGTCAGTCCCTAAAACTTGCTAACTCTCTTTGAACTTCTTTCAATCCAACCACTCCCTTCCATTCCCATAACTACTACTCCAGTTAACTCATCTGGACAACTTCAGTGGTCTCACATTTGATCTCAATATTTTTGTCAAGGGGTCACAAACTGGCAATCCACAGGCAAAATCTAATCAGCAGATATGCTTTATTTGACCTACCACaatgcatttttaacatttttatcagttgcaaatttaaaaattgaaacatagAAATCTGGATTTCTACGAttattgaaaaaatgaaattaactgGTAGCATTAAGTCCTTTTTCTGAGCTGGAGAAATTTCCTAGAGCTGAGGTTGTCACCTTTAGACTAGATATTCACCATCTACACCATACTGTCTTACACTGTTTGAATTACTTACATATCTTGTTCAGCTACTATAGGCATTGGAATTGGTAACCAATGTTTTATTGCCAATGTTTTATTAATCCCATTTGTATAAACTCACTTTCTTGAAATCCAAAGCTCCTAATATTATCCCATAACCAAAACCCTTCAATGGTTCAATAGTGCCTagagaataaaatacaatttccTAGCATGGCATCTAAGGCCATCTACATACTGCTCTCAATTTTCCACTACTTGCTTTCCCTTCTCTGCTCTCATGTATACTCTGTACCACCAGCAGAGTAAATTAATTTTGTTCCCTGAAAATGCTCCACAGTTTTTTGTTCATAGTTTCCCCTTCACCTGCACCATCTCCTCCATACCCCACCCCGTACACATCTATTGAAATCctacttggggacttccctgctggcgcagtggttaagaatccacctgccaatgcaggggacatgggttcaatccctggtaagatcccacatgctgcaaagcaccTAAGCcgatgtgccataactactgagcctgagctctaaagccaatgagccacaactactgagcccatgggtcactactactgaagcctagagcccatgctctgcaacaagagaagccaccacactaagaagtccgtgcactgcaacaaagggtagcccctgctcaccacaactagagaaagcccgtgtgcagcaacggagacccaacacagccaaaaataaaaataataataattaaaaaaaagaaatcctactTATCCATCCACACATACTTTGGATACACTGGCCACACATAtgcttttttaccttttttcccaTGCTCCTAACCCGGTGGGGCCCCAGGCTACATCAACTGCAAAATGACCCAGTGGGACAGAAGTAAAATAATACCCCACTTGGTCCTTCTTTAGAACTATAGGGCAGCACCTTCAGATTTCAGAAGTCTCCTAACTGGCATCTTGGTTCTGAATCCTCTACCCGTtgttaatataagaaaaatagcTATCATTCAGTAAGTTTTTTTGCCATAAaacaggcactgtgccaagtgttTTACACTTATTACCTCATAGTCCTTATGACAATCCTTAAATTACAAACTAGTACTCACTATGAAAAAAAGTAGAGAGCTTAAATTACTTCCCCCGGGTTACATGGCTCATAAGTGGTACTCTGGGTACACAAAATAGGGACTGTCCAATTCTAAAGCCCATGGTCTTCCCACTAAGTTATACTGAGGCTGAGTGATGTTCTTGTTTCTGATATGTCTTTGCTGTAGAGGAATCAATGGGGATTAGGACAGAATCTAGAGGAAGAAGCATGGGAGACGCTGATCTAAGCATTGAGGGAAAGGAGTCAAGTTGATCTTTAAGGTTTTTCTATTGTCAAGGCAATTAACCAATAAGACAGATAGTGATAAAGAGAAGAACTTCTAGCCAAGAAagaagagcacacacacacaaaacacatttggCTGACAATATCCGCATCTACATCTCTTGAGAACTTTACCAGAGCAATCAGCAACAGGAGGTACAAAATGCAACAGAAGCCAAAGGAAATTTAATATCTGGAATACTTGACAAGATGGGACCCCAAAATCTGAGAATGTCAATCAAAGAGGCATCTTCTCTACTGAATTGAATTAGTTCAGTTGGATAGCacttttcaacaacaaaaaagtccattaaaaaacaaaaatttgaatgttttactattgtgttagtttttcaaattatattacttaATATATACCAATTCTGTATTaacatagaaaatataagaattctGAGAACTAAACCATGCAGAAACAGTTGATAAACCAGACAGGCAGAGGGACCCAGCAGAGACTAGCAAAGCCTGTAAGTCATCACATTCCACTAGAAACATCCAGATGAAACCAGACGAAAAAGCACTGCAGCAATACTCCCAAACAACTGCTGGGACCACTGAACTCAGAACCACAGCAAGGTAAGCAATATGGGTATTTCTGTTAGTATTGATATAATATTCTGTTTCTCCATATTAAAGAGTGTTTGCAATAGCATGTCAGACTTGAATTCTAGCCATAAATATAATAAAGCAACAAAGCAACTTTGTTTAAGTGGATCCCATGACATGTTCCTGGTGATCATTTATGTCTCTGAAGAcaccaagaaagaagaaaattaacagCTTACATGACTAAGTCAGAGGGAAAGATAACACAGTAAAGACATCAGTTTTAGAAAAGAATAAGGGTGAAACGACCCCTGTTGTGAACGTGTTGTTTACATGGACTGTAACATTTCCTTTTATGTCTTTAACATAAAACATTCAGTatctctgaatgaatgaatgtgtgatcTAATCCTAGTTAATGTATAGTTCTTATGCTCCTTTGTAAGTTATATTACATTTAACTATCACTGGGCACTTGCAGTGTGCATCCAAATAGACTGTGATCTTCTTGAGGGCAAGGAACACTCCTACTCAAGGCATGTGGCAGAGGTTTCTCAAGTGAACATTTGATAAATGCTGGTGAATGACCTCAATATTCTGCTCTCTGGTCAGAAAGagtcttttaaagaatttatatcAGAGTGTCATCACACCAtgatcaactttttattttaaaggccaTAAATTAAAGAAGGAAGCTCAGAACTAGTTAGCAGCTGTTATTTTCTCCTGAAAGGCTTCTTCCTTTACCCATATCCTATATCCACAACTCCCAGATAAGTGAACCTTGCAGGATAGCTGGGCCCGATATGGACAGTGAAGACAAGAGACAGTATGGAGAAAGGTAAAAAACCTTAGGGAGCGCTAATGACCAAACATCAGAAGCTTGGACAGggtcctggttttttttttttctttcctttctttctttctttctttctttctttctttctttctttctttctttctttctttctttctttctttctttctttctctctctctctctctctctctctctctttctttctttctttctttctttctttctttctttctttctgtttttaattgttattatGGGAAAAGTTCAAACATACACAGAAGTAAAGACAATAATAAACTCCCACACACCCTTAACCCAGcttcaaaaattatcaaaacaaGGTTGATCTTATTACCTCCATGAACCCACTCCGATCTGCCTTCTAGATTATTTGGCAGCAAACATCAGTATCATTTCATCATTAACTTTTTCGGGTTGTATTTGTATCCACAAAGGCAAGCACTCTTTGAAATTTGGCCTTATGCTCCTCAAACCAATATTTAACAGAACTGTCTTTGACTTTGAAACATACCCAGTGTCCTTCTGTAAAAATTTAGTTTTGATGTCAGTGTAAAAGTTTTTGAATGCATTTGCAGTACATGTcaaaagataatatatataagaacctggtgtacccccaaaaaaataaaaaaataaaataaaataaaatagaaaggatcgaaactaaaaaaaaaaaaaaagtaatataaatttttattcctattgattgtataaattttatatatatatatatatatatatataaaatctgaattTCCTCTGGAAATTTATCCTGAGAAATAATCCAGACAattgaagagggaaaaaaggactatgtattaaaatatttatatcaagaTAGTGAAACAattaagaatttattaaattatggagagatatatgaaatattttataaaatatacatataaatatgtatattttatatatccaatgaaatattataaaactagaaataggGGAAGTATTTAAGTAAAttaatataagataaaattttacttataCTATTCTCACAACtttgtaaaaatatacatttaaataaactttggaaaggaataattaaaaaaaacaagatggTAGGTTTATGGGTGTTTTTCCTCCTACATATTAAAGTGTTTATATATTATTGctatcaactttttattttaaaatactttatcaaatcttttacttttaatttcatgTTATAATTCTGCCATCAAAGCACAATCACCTGTCACTTTCTCCACGAATCTTCCTCTAATGACCTCAagattaaattttctctttaaattcctATAGCACTTGACATTTAATGCACTACTGTTATTCACAAAAGTATAtctgagaaatttttatttacaaatatgatAATCAATACATTTTTACTTTGAAAGGTGGTCCTTTCCtgaaaatctaaaactgttcaATATCACTAAAAGTTTCACTTTTAGATACAATCATCAATATATTTCTACCATTTCTTACATGCTCTTTCATCTTGAATCTTTACTTCTCATTTCAACAAAATTGATGAGTTAGGCCCAATAAGAATCCATCTGAAGCTAGTCTTGTTTTTCATTCCAAGTTTCTAAAACGAGCTGATCAAGTACCAGTGCTTCCAGATTTGTTcacttcctctttttaaaataaaacaggccAAAATATGCGTGATTTCCAAATTTTGTTTTAGCAACAGAACTCTCTCATCGCACAAAATTTTACCCACCCACAGCCCAAATATAGCAGCAAAGAAAGAACAGCTGCTTCAGCAAAGGCTGGGGTGAAACTGGCGTGCCAGAGACCAAGCACTCCACCTGCTGGCTAGCAATTCCCCACCAGGCTACCCCAAGGCTCTTCAGAACCTATTTCATGAACCACTACAATAAAATGCTCAAATAGCAGCACAAACTCGGCTGTACAGAAGTGGATGCTAACTGCCCATCACTGACATGGAGCACCATCATGTaataacaaataatataaaagttCACATCTTCCATACAAGAGATGCAGGAGGTGATCAAGGAGCTGGATTAAGCACACCACTTAGCTACCTGCTGATGCCAATCTTTAAAAGTCACTTTTTACAtgactttaaaatgattttaaaacattgaattttAAAGTCAATATTTAAAAGGTCATCCCTGAAAATGCAATAAGATAGAGAAAATTACATGGTCCAGAACTCCTCTTAGGTACAGTACTACATATAGTTGGTAAGACATCACTAA contains:
- the C12H12orf60 gene encoding uncharacterized protein C12orf60 homolog, translated to MSSESEKDKERLVQAAKTFFFHMQDLASFTNALTELFNSSMNTQILLMTVKEDGNVKDVFEQMLKIFKEMQSAVAAKQDKLQSEPLSSKIATAMCSVVEKGSSVKELQQSAKEMFKHVHTPVIVSVLNSGNILESLESSLSALLKYPIMNLQLSDFCRKDTKEQSDATTSEKSPRPGPSKDTTIDALKKLQVALNTENAKDTIESAADQMEQIVKTMGPILEILQKAIKTMETKFSVFKKAKN